The segment TGAACACCACCTTGAAGTCCTCCGGCTTCAGGGTAAGGCCCATGCCGAACATGACGATGCCCAGCAGGGTGTTGACCCATGCGGTCTTGACCACGCTGAAGGTACCCGGGAAGAACAGGGCCAGCGCCGCCACCACGATGACGATGGCGGCCATGTACTTGCCCACAAAGTCGCTTACTTTTTCCAGTGTTTTCATGATGAACTCTCCTTTTTTCTGAACACTTTATTTTTGCGGATGCAAAGACAATGAAACATCCGGAAAATGGCTTTCCCGCAAATAAAAACGCCTTTGCCCCTTACGGTTCGTAAGAGACAAAGGCGTAAAAATTCCTCTGCGGTACCACTCTTATTGCCGGTGCAAAGCCCGGCCCCTCAGTGCGCATCCAACAATGCGCGGCCCGTGATAACGGGGGCCTGCCGTTCCCGCTTACTGGGGCGCAGATGCTGCCCATTCAGCCGGAAAGCTCGGAGAGGATCTTCCCACGGACGCCCTGCACTGCCTTGCACCATCCGGCAGCTCTCTGCGGCATTCTTTCCGGGTACTCTTTCTCGTCATAGCCGAATATTTCACTGCCCCGCAGTATACTCTTCCGCAAGGGCAAAGTCAAGGGATGGGGCCCGTCGGATTTTTCATCTGGTTTGCATCAGGGATGAAAGCGGTTCAGGCAAGGGCTGCGATCTTATCGTACAGCTTTTTCTGGCTGTCGGTCAGGGTGGGCAGCACGCCGCCGATCATGGCGTCGGCAAACTCCTGCGTATCCACCTCAACGTACTCCATGCCCTTTTCCTGTATTTCGTTGTAATATTTTTCCTCGTTGTCCAGGAACAGCTGATGCTCGGTGGCCTGTGCGGCGGCGGCACCGTCCATCACCACCTGCTGCAGTTCGGCGGGCAGAGCATCGAACTGGGCCTTGCCCATGGCCACATACACCCATGCACGCAGATGCGCGGTGAGGATGAGATACTTCTGCACCTCAAAGAAGCTCTTGGTGTAGATCATGGCCAGCGGGTTCTCCTGTGCCTCAATGGTGCCCTGCTGCAAAGAGGTGAACACCTCGGCCAGAGCCATCGGGGTGGGTTTGGCGCCCAATGCTTCAAAGGCGGACACGGTCATGGCGGCGGCTGGGGTGCGGATGACCAGATTGTTGCAGTCGGCCACGCAGGTAATCTTGCGGTTGGAGGTGATGTAGCGCGGGCCGCGGGTGTAGTAGGCGAGGCACTTCATGCCTGCGGCTTCCATCAGGCCTTCCAGCTCCTGCCCGACTTCGCCGTTGAGCACCTTATCCATGTGCTCATCGCTCTGGATGAGGTACGGCATACCGATCATGCCTAGATCCGGCTCGTAGGTCTGCATGGTCTCGCCGGTAAAGGTGATATCACAGCCGCCCTGCGAGAGGATGGACTGGATGATGTCCACCTCGGGGCCCAGCTGGCCGTTGGGGAAGATCTCGACCTCGATCTGGCCATTCGATTTTTCCTGCACATACTTCTGGAACTCCACAGCACCCAGATGCATGGAGTCGGTCTCGTCCTGCTGATGCGCAATGGTGATCTTGTAGGAGGCATTGCCCGCAGCGGCAGAAGCGGCAGGGGATGCGGTGGAGCTTGCTGCTGTGCTGCTGGAGGAACCGCCGCAGGCGGCCAGACCCATTGCCAGAGCTGAAATACCAGTGATCTGCATGAAGTTGCGACGGCTGATCTTGTGAATACGCATAGTGCTTCTCCTTTTCTGCTTGTCGGATTTTTTGCTTGTAAGCGTTCTTTTTGCTTGCTTCGTTCGGGTTGGTGTTCCGGCTTTGTGTCAGGCCCGGCCCCCACGCCGGGCGGTGATCTTGCTTTGACGGGATGACCGTCTATTTAATGATATATTAGTTCATTTCAATAGATTCGTCAATAGAAAACACATATTCTCTCAAACCGAATATTTTCTGTGAAAATAGAGCATAATGCACAAAAATCGGCCTTTTTTCACGGAGCCGAAGGCTGATTTTCTCGGAAAATACACGGTATTGATTGATATATCGAATGTAATTTCCTGGCGGATGCGAGGGCCTTCTTTTGTTCCAAGACTGCTTAAAAAGCGTGAACTCGCACTTTTTTATTGCGAAGCAAAAAAGACCCGCCAGCGGATACAGCTCCGCTGACGGGTCTTGACCTGTTATGATATATCACTCAAAGAAATCCGGGAACTTTTTCAGCAGTTGCTGGAATCCATCGCGGAAATGCCCCAGATGCTCCTCCATCTCCTGACGGATGTCCACCGTGGGTGGAATGCCAAGCATGAGGTAGTTGTAAAAGCGGCGGTGCTCTTCCACCACACGGTTCTCATCCTGTCGGATGACCGCATTGGTCATGTAGCGCACCCGGTCGTAGTGCGAGGTGACGTTGTGCACAGCCTGCCATGCGCGGTCGTAACCGCCATAGTGGTACAGCAGCTGATGAAAGTCGTTGTCCAGCGAGACGAACTCCTGCCCGGGGGTCTCATAGTTGCCGGTGTTGGCCACTTTGGCCTGCGCCTCGATGCAGGCGGCAAACGGCTTGAGCTGCTGCATGGTCAGACGGCCCGCCAGCTGCTGCATGATGCTGGCTTCCAGCATCAGCCGCATATTGAAGCCCTCGCGCAGGTAGTCCACGCGGATTATGGAAACGCTGCTGCCGCGCTGGGCCTGCACATCCACGAGCCACTCGTTCTTGAGCATCATCACAGCCTCATGCACTGGGGTGCGGCTCATTTCCAACTTTTCGCTCAGTTCTGCCTCGCTCAGGGTCTGGCCCGGCGCGAACTGCAGCGTGATGATGTTCTGCCGCAGCACGCGGTAGGCATATTCGCGGTTGTTCTCGCCCTCCAGCCGCGGGCTGATGAGCAGCGGCAGGCTGCTGTTTTCCTTGGTCGGCATAGGTATCTCTCCGAAAACGGTTTCTCAGTCCAGCAGTTGGTGGACCAGCGGTTCCAGTGCCCGGGCCAGCGCTGCGTGGTTCGCGGCGTCCATGTGGATGGAGTCCTCGTCGCAGGGGCCCGCCACGGCGGCGGCATCAAAGAATGCACAGCCCGCCTGCTCTGCCACACGCTGCATCTCTGCCGCAAGACCTTTGGAGATCTCGATGGCCTCCGGCTGGAAGCTGCCGAAGGGGCTGTGCGCCACATCCGGCCCGATATGGATGGGCGAGACCACCAGCACCTTCGGGGCAGAATAATTGGGCGCATAGGGATAGGTCTGGATCAGGTGCAGCAGCTGGGCCACTCCCTGCCCGATGCTCCAGGCATTGTTCTGGAAGTAGTGCTTCATATCGTTGGTGCCCAGCATCAGGATGACCAGATCCAGCGGGTTGTGGCTGGCAAGGCACACCGGCAGACTGGTGCGGCCATTGCGGCCCAGATCGATGGGGTCTTCAAACACAGTGGTGCGGCCGCCGCAGCCCTCCTCAATGACCCGGTACGCCGGGCCAAGGGCCAGCTGCAGTCGCCCGGTCCAGCGCACGTCATAAGGGTGGCGTCCGCCGTGCAGGGTAAAGCCGAAGGTGTTGCTATCGCCATAGCACAGGATATTTTTCATGTTCACAGTCTTCCTTTCCATTGCTTGCACAGCGTTTTGCGCCTGTTTTGGGGAGACAGGCCGGGCTTGCAGTGTATCCGCTGCTGTGCAGGTGCCGGAAACCGGAAACAACAAAAGAACCGCTTAGAATGATTTTATTATACTCTGCGCCGCCGGGAAACACAACAGTTTTTTCAAAGCTTTTCCCGGCATACAAAATGGACGGCTGCTTTTGTACAGGCAGCCGTCCACAATGA is part of the Faecalibacterium sp. HTF-F genome and harbors:
- a CDS encoding TRAP transporter substrate-binding protein, which codes for MRIHKISRRNFMQITGISALAMGLAACGGSSSSTAASSTASPAASAAAGNASYKITIAHQQDETDSMHLGAVEFQKYVQEKSNGQIEVEIFPNGQLGPEVDIIQSILSQGGCDITFTGETMQTYEPDLGMIGMPYLIQSDEHMDKVLNGEVGQELEGLMEAAGMKCLAYYTRGPRYITSNRKITCVADCNNLVIRTPAAAMTVSAFEALGAKPTPMALAEVFTSLQQGTIEAQENPLAMIYTKSFFEVQKYLILTAHLRAWVYVAMGKAQFDALPAELQQVVMDGAAAAQATEHQLFLDNEEKYYNEIQEKGMEYVEVDTQEFADAMIGGVLPTLTDSQKKLYDKIAALA
- a CDS encoding GntR family transcriptional regulator → MPTKENSSLPLLISPRLEGENNREYAYRVLRQNIITLQFAPGQTLSEAELSEKLEMSRTPVHEAVMMLKNEWLVDVQAQRGSSVSIIRVDYLREGFNMRLMLEASIMQQLAGRLTMQQLKPFAACIEAQAKVANTGNYETPGQEFVSLDNDFHQLLYHYGGYDRAWQAVHNVTSHYDRVRYMTNAVIRQDENRVVEEHRRFYNYLMLGIPPTVDIRQEMEEHLGHFRDGFQQLLKKFPDFFE
- a CDS encoding SGNH/GDSL hydrolase family protein, whose translation is MKNILCYGDSNTFGFTLHGGRHPYDVRWTGRLQLALGPAYRVIEEGCGGRTTVFEDPIDLGRNGRTSLPVCLASHNPLDLVILMLGTNDMKHYFQNNAWSIGQGVAQLLHLIQTYPYAPNYSAPKVLVVSPIHIGPDVAHSPFGSFQPEAIEISKGLAAEMQRVAEQAGCAFFDAAAVAGPCDEDSIHMDAANHAALARALEPLVHQLLD